The nucleotide sequence GCAAGCCCTCCAAATTCGTCCTGGGCGTGCAGCGTCCCTCGACGCGCAGCTTCTGGAAGATCCCGACCCTGAATAAGGGAATATCGCCGGTCAAAGCCGAGGACCCCGAGGTCGAGCCGCTCATCCGCCGCACCGTGCTGGAAAAGAAGAGTTTGCTGGCTACATACAACGACGAGGTGCTTGCCCTGGCCGACGTGGTGGTTGTCGATGTCCAGCTCGACTTTCTCAAGGAGGAGCTCGGCAACTGCCGCAGCGGCAACGTG is from Candidatus Aminicenantes bacterium and encodes:
- a CDS encoding GDP-mannose dehydrogenase; protein product: MTNQLSTSPDGTQYPLPKPEDYDREFKRIKALVSEHRALGQEIVVVLGVGFVGAVMAAIVADVVDKKGKPSKFVLGVQRPSTRSFWKIPTLNKGISPVKAEDPEVEPLIRRTVLEKKSLLATYNDEVLALADVVVVDVQLDFLKEELGNCRSGNV